From a region of the Primulina eburnea isolate SZY01 chromosome 7, ASM2296580v1, whole genome shotgun sequence genome:
- the LOC140835701 gene encoding uncharacterized protein translates to MFAKIKTCTTAKEIWKKLTQLCEGNDQTKENKLTVAIQKFDNAKMKPGETLAEFDERFSNVIIELTSLGKEYSNREIALKVMRALPREWDVKTIAMRESKDLNKLELHDLYADLKAYEFELGIRTEEEPSTTQQTKALAAATVTLPVEESTSKKSTEQLSNEAMSLFVKKFECNKPKKDEKKQENRRRFKNDKKFIKKKNHKVLVAEEDKGKWAETELEKSSSEESSSESEDKRVECLMAKEDQEATDEMVFDFNSEEFTREDLVTALHDMVNEFKGLYMKFNEADAEKKDLKNKLTFSSCSQHKEVESLKVKLSLIAAENDDLRRVFHATLKENKRLLSTIKMWNKSSASLDKIHEMQKPAGDRTVLGYGINDCNISEASTQPLLEKDSLRSIKFVRSSSVYENDEPKVQGIQNINLENNGRRCGLGYVQSDKSKQYWRKPRPNPTGYEGSTRYHSRIRLNNYYNCRPVQKRYRLNDDNQRPKQHILHSSPEYAFDHDYPATHHKKSARIIQELKKKNIEKSSWFLDSGCSRHMTGNKDLLSEVVDLKGPTITFGDNSKGKAMGKGKITHGKIIIKDVLLVEKLCYNLISISQLCDNGYTVEFHKEKCMVKTNAGSNVLTGYRSQNTYRVEWNDQNLNASTCFVALNGNKNWLWHKRLNHLNFKSIATISKLKLVSGLPNVDFAKDKVCNACQLGKQVRSTFKSKGRNSSTRCLDLLANLG, encoded by the exons ATGTTCGCCAAAATCAAGACCTGCACCACTGCTAAAGAAATATGGAAAAAACTCACTCAATTgtgcgaaggaaatgatcagaccaaagaaaacaaactgacaGTGGCTATTCAAAAATTCGACAATGCAAAGATGAAGCCAGGAGAAACTCTTGCAGAATTTGATGAGCGATTCAGCAACGTTATCATCGAACTCACCTCACTTGGAAAAGAGTACTCCAACAGAGAAATTGCTTTAAAGGTCATGAGAGCtcttcccagagaatgggatgtgaaaactATAGCCATGCGAGAATCCAAAGATCTAAACAAACTCGAACTCCATGATCTATATGCTGATCTTAAAGCATATGAATTTGAGCTCGGGATACGAACCGAAGAAGAGCCGTCCACAACCCAACAAACAAAGGCCTTGGCAGCGGCTACAGTGACTCTTCCGGTCGAAGAGTCCACAAGTAAGAAATCGACTGAGCAACTAAGCAATGAAGCCATGTCTCTGTTTGttaaaaaatttg AATGCAAtaagccaaagaaggatgaaaaGAAACAGGAGAATAGAAGACGATTCAAAAACGAcaagaaattcatcaagaaaaaGAATCATAAAGTTTTAGTtgcagaagaagacaaaggcaAATGGGCTGAAACAGAGTTAGAAAAGTCTTCTTCTGAAGAATCTTCGAGTGAAAGTGAAGACAAAAGAGTCGAATGTCTTATGGCCAAGGAAGATCAAGAAGCCACTGATGaaatggtatttgattttaattctgaaGAATTTACACGAGAAGATCTTGTTACAGCACTTcacgacatggtaaatgagttcaAAGGACTATATATGAAATTCAATGAAGCTGATGCAGAAAAGAAAGacttgaaaaacaaattaacttTCTCCAGCTGCTCGCAGCACAAAGAGGTTGAAAGTTTGAAAGTCAAGCTAAGTCTGATAGCAGCTGAGAATGATGATTTACGAAGAGTGTTCCATGCTAcattaaaagaaaacaaacggttATTAAGTACCATCAAGATGTGGAACAAGTCCTCTGCTTCTCTTGATAAGATACATGAAATGCAGAAACCAGCCGGAGATAGAACTGTGCTAGGTTACGGCATAAATGATTGCAATATCTCAGAAGCTTCAACTCAACCGTTGCTAGAAAAAGACAGTTTAAgatcaattaaatttgtcaGATCTAGCTCGGTATATGAAAATGATGAGCCTAAAGTTCAAggcattcaaaatataaatCTTGAGAATAATGGGAGGCGATGTGGTTTGGGTTATGTTCAGAGTGATAAATCCAAACAATATTGGCGCAAACCCAGGCCAAATCCAACCGGATACGAAGGGTCAACCAGATATCACTCAAGAATCAGACTTAACAATTACTACAATTGCCGACCAGTTCAAAAGAGGTATAGATTGAATGATGATAATCAAAGGCCCAAACAACATATACTGCATTCATCACCAGAGTATGCTTTCGATCATGATTACCCTGCAACACATCACAAAAAATCCGCAAGGATAATTCAA GAACTAAAGAAGAAAAACATAGAAAAGTCATCATGGTTCTtagacagtggatgctcaagaCATATGACAGGAAATAAAGATCTCTTGTCAGAAGTTGTAGACCTCAAAGGACCAACAATCACCTTCGGTGACAACTCTAAAGGTAAAgctatgggtaagggtaagattactcATGGCAAAATCATCATCAAAGATGTTCTTCTAGTAGAAAAGTTATGTTACAATCTGATCAGtataagtcaactttgtgacAATGGGTACACGGTTGAATTTCATAAAGAAAAATGCATGGTTAAAACTAATGCAGGTTCTAATGTGTTGACTGGTTATCGAAGTCAAAATACCTATAGAGTAGAATGGAATGATCAAAATTTAAATGCATCTACCTGTTTCGTTGCTTTAAATGGAAATAAAAACTGGCTATGGCATAAAAGGCtaaatcatctaaatttcaaatccattgctACCATTAGTAAGCTTAAGCTAGTATCTGGACTGCCTAACGTTGATTTTGCCAAAGATAAAGTATGcaatgcttgtcagcttggaaaACAGGTTCGATCAACTTTCAAAAGCAAAGGAAGAAACTCTTCAACTAGATGTCTAGACCTTCTTGCTAATCTAGGTTAG